Proteins encoded by one window of Nitrincola iocasae:
- a CDS encoding LysR family transcriptional regulator, with amino-acid sequence MNLKHLRYFVRVAELSSFTAAAEQLNLAQPAVSMAIQKLELTLSISLFHRHDRQISLTDEGRELLLHARRVLMAADEAELAMQELSGLKRGEVRIGIPGMLGSYYFPPILMAFRHRYPDLQISVIEAGTRKLQQMLLSGEIDIGVIVEDSPTNELELCPFLNEEMMVVMADDHPLAACESITSEDFFAQELVLFKEGYFHREVINRLLQETGLQPHIGFETNLIPLIKQIVKQGFGISTLLQMVIRDEPALVARPFSQPVLLDLSLAWRKGGYLSRANQTFIEFLADQIRD; translated from the coding sequence ATGAATCTAAAACACCTACGCTATTTCGTCCGGGTCGCCGAGCTGAGCAGCTTTACAGCGGCTGCCGAGCAGCTGAACCTGGCCCAGCCGGCGGTCAGCATGGCGATCCAGAAACTGGAGCTAACCCTGTCCATCTCTCTGTTCCATCGCCATGATCGCCAAATCAGCTTAACTGACGAGGGTAGAGAACTGCTGCTGCACGCACGTCGAGTTTTGATGGCTGCGGATGAAGCCGAACTGGCCATGCAGGAACTCAGTGGCCTGAAACGTGGGGAAGTTCGCATTGGTATTCCCGGTATGCTGGGATCTTATTACTTTCCCCCGATTCTAATGGCCTTTCGCCACCGCTATCCGGATCTGCAAATCTCTGTCATTGAAGCGGGTACACGCAAGCTGCAACAGATGCTGCTCAGTGGCGAAATTGATATCGGTGTGATCGTTGAGGACTCACCGACCAATGAACTAGAGCTCTGCCCATTTCTAAATGAAGAAATGATGGTGGTGATGGCAGATGATCACCCGCTTGCAGCCTGTGAGAGCATAACATCCGAAGATTTTTTTGCTCAGGAGCTGGTGTTGTTTAAAGAGGGGTATTTTCATCGTGAAGTGATCAACCGGCTACTACAAGAAACAGGATTACAGCCGCATATCGGTTTCGAGACCAATCTAATTCCATTAATCAAACAGATCGTCAAACAGGGATTTGGTATTTCGACACTACTGCAGATGGTCATCCGGGATGAGCCGGCCTTGGTTGCCAGACCCTTTTCTCAGCCGGTATTACTGGATCTGTCGCTGGCCTGGCGCAAAGGTGGGTATTTATCCCGTGCCAACCAGACCTTTATCGAATTTCTGGCCGATCAGATTCGGGATTAA